One stretch of Oscillospiraceae bacterium DNA includes these proteins:
- a CDS encoding SGNH/GDSL hydrolase family protein, translating to MMSKLCLFGDSISKGVVIDELRERYTVTKHCFANILSSGSANLELINFSMLGCTVGKGQSMIDRHIRAVEDSELLVLEYGGNDSDHNWKEIAANPAGEHLPKTPVAEFDRIYRGILDKLNAMGKRIAMLNLPPIDERKYFGWFSRGLDRERILRWLGGNVTYIYRFHELYNVAVCNIAAERGVSLIDIRTAFLEKRNYSDFLCDDGIHPNEKGHQLIAEAIAKAIPDLDNRIFGRLTMANPARST from the coding sequence ATGATGAGTAAGCTTTGCCTTTTCGGTGATTCGATTTCCAAAGGCGTTGTTATCGACGAACTGCGGGAACGGTATACGGTAACGAAGCATTGCTTTGCCAATATTCTGTCGTCTGGCAGCGCGAACCTTGAGCTGATAAATTTCTCCATGCTCGGTTGCACCGTTGGAAAAGGGCAGAGCATGATCGACAGACATATCAGAGCCGTCGAGGATTCCGAGCTGCTGGTGCTGGAATACGGCGGAAACGACAGCGACCATAATTGGAAAGAAATCGCTGCCAATCCCGCCGGCGAGCATTTGCCCAAAACCCCTGTCGCCGAATTCGACCGCATCTACCGGGGTATCCTGGACAAGTTGAACGCGATGGGGAAGCGGATTGCCATGCTCAACCTTCCGCCGATAGACGAGCGCAAGTATTTCGGCTGGTTCAGCAGAGGTCTGGACAGGGAGCGGATATTGCGCTGGCTTGGCGGTAATGTGACATATATATATAGATTCCATGAACTCTATAATGTCGCGGTATGCAACATAGCGGCAGAGCGCGGCGTTTCGCTGATTGATATCAGGACGGCCTTTCTGGAAAAGCGCAATTACAGCGACTTTCTCTGCGACGACGGGATCCATCCCAATGAGAAAGGGCACCAGCTCATCGCGGAAGCGATTGCCAAAGCAATACCCGATCTCGACAACCGGATATTTGGCAGACTTACTATGGCGAATCCCGCTCGATCAACTTGA
- a CDS encoding GNAT family N-acetyltransferase translates to MKDVITTTRLILREMSMDDLPAMRAIVQDEQTMYAWGHAWSEEETVAGLEKQLRAYQEDGYGRWAVVLKETGAVIGMCGLLWWETDKDRVPEIGYLFNRAHWHKGYAAEAAIACKKYAFDVLGFGEVFSLVRDTNYPSMNVAIRSGMLIRGRYTKHYRDEDMPHYIFSVRKSEDAI, encoded by the coding sequence ATGAAAGATGTTATCACGACCACAAGACTGATTCTGCGCGAGATGTCGATGGATGACCTGCCCGCCATGCGGGCAATCGTACAAGACGAGCAGACGATGTACGCTTGGGGACACGCTTGGAGCGAAGAAGAGACCGTGGCGGGGCTTGAAAAGCAACTCCGCGCCTATCAGGAGGATGGCTACGGACGCTGGGCGGTCGTGCTGAAGGAAACCGGTGCCGTGATTGGAATGTGCGGTTTGCTGTGGTGGGAAACAGATAAGGATAGAGTCCCCGAAATCGGCTACCTTTTCAACCGCGCCCACTGGCACAAGGGGTACGCCGCGGAAGCCGCGATTGCCTGTAAAAAGTATGCCTTTGATGTTTTGGGGTTCGGCGAGGTATTCTCCCTTGTCAGAGATACCAACTATCCGTCGATGAATGTGGCAATCCGCTCGGGTATGCTCATTCGCGGGCGATACACAAAACACTATCGTGACGAGGATATGCCGCATTATATCTTCAGCGTGAGGAAAAGCGAGGATGCCATATGA
- a CDS encoding S-layer homology domain-containing protein translates to MYARWYTLIGYSWYEALRPESNELSLESATVHFTGSSIDFTGSFIGTLPPSQDEYTSSFEEFTLYEGKDGTLYEESTIPPTDVGVYLVTYIRYNAYIHLAPVPGELPTFYPLRPYVQYTDVHYKTATLTIVEDDLQPMAFTDASVTKTYGDTNFTNVATHTASDNDVINGGIGTRGAISYTSSDSNVATVNTATGEVQVVGAGIVVITATAASVPGKWAEDTVSYTLTVNKKLPSVDDLNFAIPTDHIYTGLVQGIGDLTAKSTVTGFGALTVEYDDSEISPRDAGIYAVRAVVTEGANYMAATLLLGSYTIAKADYTPIPAAATVYIHANESKTFTLANILPVPQGWTYTTVAGDLQTTLTLNLSTSGIASVTLKHMNYNDLTVAITVTVTEKTIVEINEEIALDKRYDSRAVTYVNNGGYTLTWQDGEAPIQAGYYALTLSKTADDENVYQPQTVFFNISKAPLTVKADDKSITSGSALPAFTATQTPSALLGTDSWTIPYSVSSPTANANVAGTYLILITPGELSCPQNYDVTYTNGTLTVTNPSGSNSPGAGGGGGTVAPDKKPELPTLPTEITGKNATVTVPGSSTIDENSIITIGASGAHVALENGLVLTIKEGVKIKADKDAPFGYVVVEIPGFIDVPASVWYAKNIDFASTYGLMNGTGNNRFSPDTSLNRAMFVEILYRLMGKPKVTTASPFEDVNANAYYADAVAWAAGLGIVNGKSAVTFAPNDNVTRQDLTVLLHRFAETHGFELLAMHEYAKFNDESDISSYALDAVKALYAAGIINGKSGDKFDPKGNSTRAEAAAMLERFTSALAKED, encoded by the coding sequence GTGTATGCGCGTTGGTATACTCTGATAGGTTATTCTTGGTATGAAGCTCTACGTCCAGAGTCAAATGAGCTTTCTTTAGAGTCCGCTACTGTACACTTTACAGGCAGCTCTATAGACTTTACAGGCTCTTTTATTGGCACGCTGCCGCCAAGTCAAGATGAATACACTTCTTCCTTTGAGGAATTTACGTTGTATGAGGGGAAAGATGGCACTCTCTACGAAGAGAGCACGATACCCCCGACAGATGTCGGCGTTTACTTGGTCACTTATATACGGTATAATGCCTATATACACCTCGCACCGGTACCCGGCGAACTGCCGACTTTCTATCCACTAAGACCTTATGTACAATACACCGATGTCCACTATAAAACAGCAACTTTGACCATCGTCGAAGACGACCTGCAACCTATGGCATTTACCGATGCCAGTGTGACAAAAACATACGGCGACACCAATTTTACAAATGTCGCGACGCACACAGCCAGCGATAACGATGTTATCAATGGTGGCATCGGGACGCGCGGCGCGATCTCTTATACGAGTTCAGACTCAAATGTCGCAACTGTGAACACTGCTACCGGCGAGGTGCAAGTCGTCGGCGCGGGAATCGTGGTAATCACCGCGACAGCGGCGTCAGTCCCGGGCAAGTGGGCGGAGGATACCGTATCCTATACGCTGACAGTCAACAAAAAACTACCGTCGGTCGACGATCTGAACTTTGCCATCCCGACAGATCATATCTATACAGGCCTTGTACAGGGAATTGGAGATCTTACTGCGAAAAGTACCGTCACCGGCTTCGGCGCGCTCACCGTCGAATATGACGACAGCGAAATATCACCCAGAGATGCCGGTATATATGCCGTGAGAGCGGTCGTCACAGAAGGCGCAAACTATATGGCAGCGACACTGTTGCTCGGCAGCTATACCATCGCAAAGGCAGATTATACACCCATACCGGCGGCGGCGACGGTTTATATACATGCAAATGAAAGCAAGACATTCACACTTGCGAACATTTTACCAGTACCACAGGGTTGGACGTATACAACTGTGGCAGGCGATCTTCAGACGACGCTGACATTGAATCTGTCGACCAGCGGCATAGCTAGTGTTACACTCAAACACATGAATTACAATGATCTTACAGTGGCCATCACGGTCACGGTCACCGAAAAGACAATCGTTGAAATCAACGAAGAGATTGCACTGGATAAGCGATATGATTCCAGAGCTGTCACCTATGTCAATAATGGAGGATACACGCTCACATGGCAGGACGGAGAAGCTCCGATTCAGGCAGGATACTACGCGTTGACGCTCAGCAAAACAGCGGACGACGAGAATGTCTATCAGCCGCAAACGGTCTTCTTCAACATCAGCAAAGCGCCGCTCACCGTGAAAGCTGATGATAAATCCATCACAAGCGGTTCGGCACTGCCGGCATTCACGGCGACACAGACGCCATCGGCCTTATTGGGCACCGATTCGTGGACAATACCATATAGTGTCAGCTCACCGACTGCAAACGCGAACGTTGCCGGGACCTATCTGATATTGATCACTCCAGGTGAACTGTCCTGCCCACAAAATTATGATGTGACATATACAAACGGCACCTTGACGGTGACAAACCCATCAGGTAGTAATAGTCCCGGAGCAGGAGGTGGTGGCGGCACCGTTGCTCCGGACAAAAAACCTGAACTCCCCACTCTCCCAACCGAAATCACTGGTAAAAACGCAACTGTCACAGTACCTGGCAGTTCCACAATCGATGAAAACAGCATCATCACAATCGGTGCCAGCGGCGCGCATGTCGCACTGGAGAACGGACTTGTACTTACGATCAAAGAGGGCGTTAAGATCAAAGCTGACAAAGATGCTCCGTTTGGTTATGTTGTCGTTGAGATTCCCGGGTTTATCGATGTCCCAGCCAGCGTTTGGTACGCCAAAAACATCGATTTTGCAAGTACATATGGACTCATGAACGGCACTGGAAATAACAGATTCTCACCAGATACATCCCTCAATCGTGCCATGTTCGTCGAGATTTTGTATCGGCTGATGGGCAAACCAAAAGTCACTACTGCCTCGCCGTTTGAAGATGTCAACGCGAACGCTTACTACGCCGACGCAGTCGCATGGGCGGCTGGGCTCGGCATTGTGAACGGCAAAAGCGCGGTTACCTTTGCGCCGAACGACAACGTCACACGCCAGGACCTTACAGTACTGCTTCATCGTTTCGCGGAGACACACGGCTTTGAGTTGTTGGCGATGCACGAATACGCAAAATTCAACGATGAATCCGATATATCAAGTTATGCACTTGACGCGGTCAAAGCGCTCTATGCCGCAGGCATCATCAATGGCAAAAGCGGAGACAAATTCGATCCGAAAGGCAATTCGACCCGCGCCGAGGCGGCGGCGATGCTCGAACGGTTTACATCGGCGTTGGCAAAAGAGGACTGA
- a CDS encoding NYN domain-containing protein, with translation MKTASDMLSLEQPSAQQETRPFIAYNRKLTKNIVTTMAYLLGIKKYHLDNVYLNDCPELYEKLNEDKAARIMRNLCLLRNVMLRDYKVVENNLNALINIDNMPKLVDNEDIKWLRSQGLEVLKTNTTINHYIVFFNKLILDNIDKCKHLIPSWVAWEYIRDLFLMPGCYVLPKNTKADVLNKAKKRYWENAYTYPFQAYINWPKEILKEDGNILNSDEKFLVLLYDAHGVHFNAHGLVRDAGDATKTNIYQFIERSFSTVLVVDCENCDIYNLFSTLHNLSPAAVSKLSKVILYDDPHTTPAWSLISKFLRIPVEHIRINRVSQYKSLVDITLTAGVCREHFQNGVGSFILASSDSDFWGLYKALPEADFLILMEYSKTGSALKDAMANSGIYYCAMDDFSKGNIEEFKEMAFKASLQAYVDDFNETGIWSVFDVDDIVDSIFEECRFTGTEKQLQSDKNRYLNKYLKALRLEVIEDKSEAAPKKRLKMSIGV, from the coding sequence ATGAAAACAGCATCGGACATGTTATCCCTCGAACAACCCTCAGCCCAGCAGGAAACGAGACCGTTCATTGCATACAACCGCAAGCTCACCAAAAACATCGTTACGACAATGGCGTATTTGCTCGGCATCAAAAAATACCACCTAGACAATGTATATCTCAACGACTGCCCAGAACTATATGAGAAGCTGAACGAAGATAAAGCTGCGAGAATCATGCGCAATCTATGTCTTCTTCGAAATGTGATGCTTCGGGACTATAAGGTGGTTGAGAACAACTTAAACGCACTTATAAATATTGACAATATGCCCAAGCTTGTGGACAATGAAGATATCAAATGGCTGCGTTCTCAAGGACTTGAAGTTTTGAAAACCAACACCACTATCAATCACTATATTGTCTTTTTTAACAAGCTGATACTTGATAATATTGACAAATGCAAACATCTAATCCCAAGCTGGGTCGCGTGGGAGTACATCAGAGATTTATTTCTGATGCCTGGTTGTTATGTCTTGCCAAAGAATACGAAAGCCGATGTCTTAAACAAAGCCAAAAAACGCTATTGGGAGAATGCATATACCTACCCGTTTCAAGCCTATATCAACTGGCCGAAAGAAATCCTGAAGGAGGACGGCAACATACTCAACAGCGATGAAAAGTTTCTCGTTTTGCTTTATGATGCCCATGGCGTACACTTCAATGCGCACGGTCTTGTTCGGGATGCTGGCGACGCCACCAAGACCAACATCTATCAATTTATAGAAAGAAGCTTCAGCACCGTTCTTGTAGTTGACTGCGAAAACTGCGATATATACAATCTGTTTTCAACGTTGCACAATCTCAGCCCTGCGGCCGTATCGAAGCTTTCGAAGGTTATACTTTACGATGATCCTCATACCACACCGGCGTGGTCGCTCATCAGCAAATTTCTCCGGATTCCGGTCGAACATATCCGTATAAACAGAGTTTCGCAGTACAAAAGTCTTGTTGATATAACTCTGACAGCCGGCGTATGCAGAGAACACTTTCAAAACGGCGTTGGGTCTTTTATCCTGGCCTCATCCGATTCGGATTTTTGGGGACTATATAAAGCCCTCCCCGAAGCAGACTTCCTCATCCTGATGGAATATTCTAAAACCGGAAGCGCACTCAAAGACGCGATGGCCAACAGTGGCATTTATTACTGTGCGATGGATGACTTTAGCAAGGGTAACATCGAAGAATTCAAGGAAATGGCTTTCAAAGCTTCATTGCAGGCATACGTCGACGATTTCAACGAGACTGGGATTTGGTCTGTGTTCGATGTCGACGACATTGTCGATAGCATCTTCGAAGAATGCCGATTTACCGGTACCGAAAAACAGCTTCAGAGTGATAAAAACCGATATCTAAACAAATACTTGAAGGCTCTTCGATTGGAAGTCATTGAAGACAAATCGGAAGCCGCCCCTAAAAAGCGCTTGAAAATGTCCATTGGCGTGTAA
- a CDS encoding uracil-DNA glycosylase translates to MLSWEALESSVRGCARCALAETRQNVVFGVGRRDAGVMFIGEGPGQQEDLTGEPFVGRAGKLLDDMLTVIGLDRTRVYIANIVKCRPPGNRDPLGVEQDACIGWLRNQVALIRPKIIVCLGRIAATRIIKEDFKITREHGAIFPRGDYRLMATFHPSFLLRDPRRRPEAFDDLKILETAILECCPETLA, encoded by the coding sequence CTGCTTTCTTGGGAAGCCTTGGAGTCCTCGGTGCGCGGCTGTGCGCGCTGTGCGCTGGCTGAGACCCGGCAAAACGTCGTCTTCGGCGTGGGCCGGAGGGATGCCGGCGTGATGTTCATCGGAGAGGGGCCCGGACAGCAGGAGGATCTCACCGGGGAACCTTTCGTGGGTCGGGCGGGCAAGCTGCTCGACGATATGCTGACGGTCATCGGGCTCGACCGCACGCGCGTCTACATAGCCAACATCGTCAAGTGCCGCCCGCCGGGCAACCGCGATCCGCTCGGGGTAGAACAGGACGCCTGCATCGGCTGGCTGCGCAACCAAGTCGCGTTGATCCGTCCCAAAATCATCGTCTGTCTGGGCCGTATCGCGGCGACGCGCATCATCAAGGAAGATTTTAAGATCACCCGTGAACACGGCGCGATCTTTCCGCGCGGGGACTATCGACTCATGGCCACCTTCCACCCCTCGTTTCTGCTGCGCGACCCGCGCCGGCGCCCGGAAGCCTTCGACGACTTAAAAATCCTGGAGACCGCCATCTTAGAGTGCTGTCCCGAAACCCTGGCGTAA